Proteins encoded within one genomic window of Hahella chejuensis KCTC 2396:
- a CDS encoding AAA family ATPase gives MAIEEFPVACWTLESGDVIGVILGTELVVMESHPSKIRNAASECLAKAIKQGECLYSPEISSPQISFHTINALLSYRSDQGVYPLSAPSAFRIAAVHSRDPNRGFGECFLPFLQRSFYYYDEVQLKTLIEHFSLQVLNNVTPEEAYRYVMPSEPWLEVVSFDRGKVRPSLQQHNSAAMEYMLTVSDQAPLPKRVKRQVSRLPEVAWERGEMIQRLAEELLEGRSSCLLIGEQGVGKSVLWQEPVRVAARLSKSGEAPLTFWRSTPQRIIAKAKYLGEWQEVCDEVVESLAQVNGVLWLNDFISLLSIGGEGQEDSMAAYLRSYLAKGQIRIIGELRPQELEAARNKLPGFLHLFEQINVTELSGRSAQRVVQAYANYAASNFAIDTRDDALETVSQLVRRYIKYERAPGNLVRFYHHCVKNAFEQKQATITRDQVIADFVAYTGLPELFLRDEQALSQQALLDYFKTRIIGQDSILEQLCRVIQIFKAGLNDPQKPIATLLFAGPTGVGKTAATKALADYFFSAGQSKNPLFRLDMSEFQHPGHIERLIGGEGKPSPLVQHVRANPFSVVLLDEIEKADDSVFDALLSTLDEGLLTDRFGRTTDFRNTIIIMTTNLGVNTGGGVGFSATEKRGQVSMSGIRDFFRPEFINRIDAILCFNPLDRDSILSIARRELELLNQRERIREQKLKLSFSDALVAHVAEAGFSELYGARPIQRAIEQRVVAELASYLVTREHTPSHIHLDAIDGAVVIRDE, from the coding sequence ATGGCGATTGAAGAATTTCCCGTAGCCTGCTGGACCTTGGAAAGCGGCGATGTGATCGGCGTGATTCTGGGCACGGAACTGGTAGTGATGGAGTCGCATCCATCCAAGATACGCAACGCCGCGTCAGAGTGTCTGGCCAAGGCCATCAAACAGGGAGAATGCCTGTACAGCCCGGAGATCAGCAGCCCGCAAATCAGCTTCCATACGATTAATGCGTTGTTGTCCTATCGTTCGGATCAGGGCGTGTATCCGCTTTCGGCGCCCAGCGCTTTCCGCATTGCGGCGGTGCATAGCCGCGACCCCAACAGGGGTTTCGGCGAATGCTTTCTGCCGTTTCTACAGCGCTCGTTTTACTACTATGACGAAGTGCAGCTGAAAACGCTGATCGAGCATTTTTCACTGCAAGTGTTGAATAACGTCACGCCGGAAGAAGCCTATCGCTACGTCATGCCTTCCGAACCCTGGCTGGAAGTGGTCAGTTTCGACCGCGGCAAGGTACGTCCTTCTCTACAACAGCATAACAGCGCCGCGATGGAGTACATGCTGACAGTGTCGGATCAGGCGCCATTGCCGAAGCGCGTCAAACGCCAGGTCAGCCGCCTCCCGGAAGTCGCCTGGGAGCGAGGCGAGATGATCCAGCGACTGGCGGAGGAATTACTGGAAGGACGCAGCAGTTGCCTGCTGATCGGCGAACAAGGCGTCGGCAAGAGCGTGCTTTGGCAGGAACCCGTGCGGGTGGCCGCGCGCCTCAGCAAATCAGGCGAAGCGCCCCTCACCTTCTGGCGCTCCACGCCGCAACGCATCATCGCCAAGGCCAAGTATCTTGGGGAGTGGCAGGAAGTGTGCGATGAAGTGGTGGAGTCTCTGGCGCAAGTCAACGGCGTGCTCTGGCTCAATGATTTCATCAGCCTGCTGTCCATCGGCGGCGAAGGCCAGGAAGACTCCATGGCGGCCTACCTGCGCTCCTATCTCGCCAAAGGCCAGATCCGCATTATCGGCGAGCTGCGCCCGCAAGAACTGGAAGCGGCGCGTAATAAGCTGCCGGGGTTCCTGCATTTATTTGAACAGATCAACGTCACGGAACTATCCGGCCGCTCCGCGCAACGGGTGGTGCAGGCTTACGCCAATTACGCCGCCTCCAACTTCGCCATCGACACCCGCGACGATGCGCTGGAGACGGTATCGCAATTAGTCAGACGCTATATCAAATACGAGAGAGCGCCGGGCAATCTGGTGCGCTTTTATCACCACTGCGTCAAAAACGCCTTTGAACAAAAGCAGGCGACCATCACCCGTGATCAGGTCATCGCCGACTTTGTCGCCTACACCGGGTTGCCGGAGCTGTTTCTGCGGGATGAACAGGCGCTGTCTCAGCAAGCGCTACTGGACTACTTCAAAACCCGCATCATCGGTCAGGACAGCATCCTCGAACAGTTATGCCGGGTCATTCAGATCTTCAAAGCGGGCCTCAACGACCCGCAAAAGCCGATAGCGACATTGCTGTTCGCCGGCCCTACCGGCGTTGGCAAGACCGCCGCCACCAAAGCGCTGGCGGATTATTTCTTCAGCGCAGGTCAGAGTAAAAATCCGCTGTTCCGGCTCGATATGAGCGAGTTCCAGCACCCCGGACACATTGAGCGTCTGATAGGCGGCGAGGGTAAACCCAGCCCACTGGTGCAGCATGTGCGCGCCAACCCGTTTTCCGTAGTATTGCTGGATGAGATTGAAAAAGCCGACGACAGCGTCTTTGACGCCCTGCTCTCAACGCTGGATGAAGGTCTGCTGACTGATCGCTTCGGCCGCACCACCGACTTCCGCAACACCATCATCATCATGACCACGAACCTGGGCGTTAATACCGGCGGCGGCGTGGGCTTCTCCGCAACGGAAAAACGCGGGCAGGTCTCGATGAGCGGTATTCGCGACTTCTTCCGTCCCGAGTTCATCAACCGTATCGACGCCATTCTCTGCTTCAATCCGCTTGATCGCGACAGCATCTTAAGCATCGCCCGGCGCGAGCTGGAGTTGCTAAACCAGCGCGAACGCATCCGGGAGCAAAAGCTCAAGCTCAGCTTCAGCGACGCGTTGGTGGCGCATGTCGCAGAGGCGGGATTCAGCGAGCTTTACGGCGCGCGTCCGATTCAACGCGCCATCGAGCAACGGGTCGTGGCGGAGCTGGCGTCATATCTGGTGACGCGGGAACATACGCCGTCGCATATCCACTTGGATGCAATCGACGGCGCAGTGGTCATTCGCGACGAGTAG
- a CDS encoding acylase, with the protein MLHLGKWPRGYRGVVLMLALGLTGCFEQPVAFDDDGVLEARIRRTEFGAPHIEADNLQSLAFGSGYAFAQDNICILADQIIKYNSQRSRFFGPDQVSGSGDSQNLINDFGYLALELRKQAEEGLDAMSDASRALLSGYASGYNKYLAEVGVDHIDPACAGQPWVRPISDVDLLTYSLGLALMSSSSGFLTQIYVAAPPGESYLPQMADSGLSPPWASNNSAPVELAALPNKSRLGLGSNGWALGKRKTANGKGMLLANPHFPFTGNLRFWQQHLTIPGAMNVMGASVAGMPGVVNIGFNEHVAWTHTYSTAEHFIVYELKLDQEDPTGMTYLVDGERRRIRKRSYVIDVKVAPDAVFALSKDLYVSDYGPMVAHPDVLPWGEASEGSFVAYSIKDANRANFDLIDTWLGLNLARDMSDVRKVFKQFDGVIFNNTMVVDEAGDAFYIDDSTVPELSPEAETALTTDTKWRKLREQLEFTILPGDASVYDFKGPSPFSKAPKLMRFDFVQNSNDSYWLTNPASPIRGVSTLYGAVDNEQSWRSRMGQRLLTDTAGWDGRFTLPELKEALLNNRSYLGEEILEDLLAACRARGDEPVIVNGEPVDISEGCYALSLWDGVMNAESRGGVLFREFAWQFDQDPQWRKPFSPQDPLNTPNRLDPNDKVLEQLATAIGYVQAAGLSLETTLGEAQFVEMSTLDGSPSGVRFPWSGAAHIEGGFNVFNPWIKSDGTLLPRHIYPYLPGSKISAEAIGYHLSHGSSWMMAVSFTVNGPVAEGLLTYSQSANPESPYYLDQTEFYSQQPRLRPLRFREQDIAANTQSELRIKLDIN; encoded by the coding sequence GTACTGATGCTGGCCCTGGGACTGACGGGGTGTTTCGAACAACCCGTCGCCTTTGACGATGATGGGGTGCTGGAGGCGCGCATCCGCCGCACGGAGTTCGGCGCGCCGCACATCGAAGCGGATAACCTGCAAAGCCTCGCATTTGGTTCGGGATACGCTTTCGCTCAGGATAATATCTGCATCCTGGCTGACCAGATCATCAAATATAACAGTCAACGCTCTCGCTTTTTCGGACCGGACCAGGTTTCAGGCTCCGGCGATTCACAAAACCTCATTAACGATTTCGGTTACCTGGCTCTGGAGCTTCGCAAGCAGGCGGAGGAGGGGCTGGACGCCATGAGCGACGCCAGCCGGGCGTTGTTATCGGGATACGCCAGCGGCTACAACAAGTATCTGGCGGAAGTGGGCGTCGACCATATCGACCCTGCTTGCGCAGGTCAGCCCTGGGTGCGTCCTATTTCGGATGTGGATTTGCTGACTTACTCCCTCGGATTGGCGCTGATGTCGAGCTCTTCAGGCTTCTTGACGCAGATCTATGTCGCTGCGCCGCCGGGCGAGAGCTATTTGCCGCAGATGGCGGACAGTGGGCTGTCGCCGCCTTGGGCTTCCAACAATAGCGCTCCTGTTGAGCTGGCTGCTCTGCCTAATAAGTCCAGATTGGGGTTGGGCTCTAACGGCTGGGCTTTGGGCAAGCGCAAAACCGCCAATGGCAAGGGCATGTTACTGGCCAACCCGCATTTTCCATTCACGGGCAATTTGCGATTCTGGCAACAGCATCTGACGATACCCGGCGCCATGAATGTGATGGGCGCGTCGGTGGCGGGCATGCCGGGTGTGGTGAACATCGGCTTCAATGAGCATGTCGCCTGGACGCACACCTATTCCACTGCAGAGCATTTTATTGTCTACGAATTGAAGCTGGATCAGGAAGATCCGACGGGGATGACCTACCTTGTGGATGGCGAGCGTCGTCGCATCCGGAAACGCAGTTATGTCATTGATGTGAAAGTGGCTCCAGATGCTGTGTTTGCGCTGAGTAAAGACCTGTATGTCAGCGACTATGGCCCCATGGTTGCTCATCCTGACGTGTTGCCGTGGGGAGAGGCTTCGGAAGGAAGCTTTGTAGCCTATAGCATCAAAGACGCCAACCGCGCGAATTTCGATCTGATCGATACCTGGCTGGGCTTGAACCTGGCCCGCGACATGTCGGACGTCCGTAAGGTATTCAAGCAGTTCGACGGCGTCATCTTCAATAACACGATGGTGGTGGACGAAGCAGGCGACGCATTTTACATTGATGATTCAACGGTTCCCGAGCTGAGCCCTGAAGCCGAGACCGCGCTGACTACTGACACCAAGTGGAGAAAGTTACGGGAGCAGCTTGAGTTCACCATCCTGCCGGGCGACGCCTCGGTCTATGACTTTAAGGGACCGTCTCCTTTTTCCAAAGCGCCGAAACTCATGCGCTTCGATTTTGTGCAAAACTCCAATGACAGCTATTGGTTGACCAATCCCGCCAGCCCGATACGGGGCGTCTCCACTTTGTATGGGGCGGTGGATAATGAACAGTCATGGCGTTCACGTATGGGGCAACGGTTGCTGACCGACACCGCTGGTTGGGATGGGCGTTTCACTTTGCCTGAACTGAAAGAAGCGCTCCTGAACAATCGTTCTTATTTAGGTGAGGAAATATTGGAGGATCTGTTGGCCGCCTGCAGGGCGCGAGGCGATGAGCCGGTCATCGTCAACGGCGAACCGGTGGACATCAGTGAGGGCTGTTATGCGTTGAGTTTGTGGGATGGCGTGATGAACGCGGAGAGCCGGGGCGGGGTATTGTTTCGGGAGTTCGCCTGGCAGTTTGATCAGGACCCGCAATGGCGCAAGCCATTCTCTCCTCAGGACCCTCTCAATACGCCCAACAGACTGGACCCGAACGATAAGGTGCTGGAGCAATTGGCGACGGCGATAGGATATGTGCAGGCGGCGGGACTGTCCCTGGAAACGACTCTTGGCGAAGCGCAGTTTGTCGAAATGAGTACGCTTGACGGTTCACCGAGCGGCGTCCGTTTCCCGTGGAGCGGCGCCGCCCACATAGAAGGCGGCTTCAATGTGTTCAATCCCTGGATTAAATCAGACGGAACCCTGTTGCCCCGGCATATTTATCCTTACTTACCGGGATCAAAAATCAGCGCGGAGGCCATAGGGTATCACCTTAGTCACGGATCGAGCTGGATGATGGCGGTAAGCTTTACCGTTAATGGGCCGGTCGCGGAAGGGCTTTTGACATACTCCCAGTCCGCCAATCCAGAGTCGCCGTATTATCTTGACCAGACGGAGTTTTATTCGCAGCAGCCGCGATTGCGTCCACTGCGCTTCCGCGAGCAGGATATCGCAGCCAATACGCAGTCGGAGCTGCGCATTAAGCTGGATATCAATTAG